Sequence from the Gloeocapsopsis dulcis genome:
ATCGCTAAAAATACTCACGCAGTGTGCGCTGTCACACTTTGTTTCTCTAGCTTTATTTAGGCTGTGGGAAGAATGATTTACGCTTTTGTTTGGATCTCTAATTCTAAATTCACTTTGTTTGAGGGCAGCGATTCTGCTTTCTAGCTTTTTTCCACTGTTTTTGCTGCCTAGATGCCTGTAAAAAATTCATTCGACGCAAGATTTCCCATCCCCGTTGACGGCTGACACGCTTTCCAGTTAACTCACTTAGGTAATCGGCTACTTCACGTCCATTCCACAATTTTTCGTCAGAAGACTTGCTTTGGAGAACTTGCCAAAGCTGTGCTTGCTGAAAATCATTAATTAGTGTAGGTGCTCCAGAGTTCAGTTGGCGGCGATCGCCTAGGGCTTCAGCACCGTGGTCGTTGTAGGCTTTGACGAGTCCATAAATGCGGGTACGAGTATACCCTGTTACAGCAGCAACTGCTTCACTTTTCCAGCCCTTGGCTAGTAGCAAAATTACCTGACAGTGACGACTTTCAGTAACATTTGTGGCTTGACGATAGCGATGTTCTAACTCTTCTAAATTAA
This genomic interval carries:
- a CDS encoding helix-turn-helix domain-containing protein, coding for MPKRLTLAPHLNLEELEHRYRQATNVTESRHCQVILLLAKGWKSEAVAAVTGYTRTRIYGLVKAYNDHGAEALGDRRQLNSGAPTLINDFQQAQLWQVLQSKSSDEKLWNGREVADYLSELTGKRVSRQRGWEILRRMNFLQASRQQKQWKKARKQNRCPQTK